One segment of Pleomorphomonas sp. PLEO DNA contains the following:
- a CDS encoding ABC transporter permease subunit — MRPFLAKWALVAVPYLWSFLFFLAPFLIIFKISLSQTAIAMPPYTPVINGLGELWSKLSDFSFDNYVFLTEDPLYYSAYLSSLRIALVSTVLLLIVGYPIAYGMARAPKSVRNALVMAVILPFWTSFLIRVYAWIGILKPEGLITIALQGLGILGPDQQIHIYNTETAVFIGIVYSYLPFMVLPLYAALEKLDTTLLEAAADLGCPPMKSFWVITFPLSLPGVIAGCFLCFIPIVGEFVIPDLLGGSETLMIGKTLWAEFFNNRDWPVSSAVAVVLLIILVVPIVIFQNQQKKA, encoded by the coding sequence ATGAGACCCTTTCTCGCCAAATGGGCGTTGGTCGCGGTTCCCTATCTGTGGAGCTTTTTGTTCTTTCTGGCGCCGTTTCTGATCATCTTCAAGATTTCGCTGTCGCAGACGGCGATCGCCATGCCGCCCTACACGCCGGTGATCAATGGTCTCGGCGAGCTCTGGTCGAAGCTGTCGGACTTCTCTTTCGACAACTATGTGTTTCTGACCGAGGATCCGCTTTATTATTCGGCCTATCTGTCCAGCCTCAGGATCGCGTTGGTGTCGACGGTGCTGCTGCTGATCGTCGGCTACCCGATTGCCTACGGCATGGCGCGCGCGCCCAAAAGCGTACGCAACGCTCTGGTCATGGCGGTCATCCTGCCGTTCTGGACGAGCTTCCTCATCCGCGTCTACGCCTGGATCGGTATTCTGAAGCCGGAAGGCCTGATCACCATTGCCCTTCAGGGGCTTGGTATCCTTGGCCCGGATCAGCAGATCCACATCTACAATACCGAGACCGCCGTATTTATCGGCATCGTCTATTCCTACCTGCCATTCATGGTGCTGCCGCTCTACGCGGCCCTTGAGAAACTCGACACGACGCTGCTCGAAGCGGCCGCCGACCTCGGCTGTCCGCCGATGAAATCCTTCTGGGTGATCACTTTCCCGCTGTCGCTGCCCGGTGTCATTGCCGGCTGCTTCCTGTGCTTCATTCCGATCGTCGGTGAGTTTGTCATCCCCGATCTGCTCGGTGGCTCCGAAACGCTGATGATCGGCAAGACGCTGTGGGCGGAGTTCTTCAACAACCGCGACTGGCCCGTTTCCTCGGCGGTGGCGGTGGTGTTGCTCATCATCCTGGTGGTACCGATCGTCATCTTCCAGAACCAGCAGAAGAAGGCTTGA
- a CDS encoding ABC transporter ATP-binding protein: MIEAVGPIKRKFAPWDDPTLKPFIRFENVTKRFGDFTAVDNLTLDIYEREFFALLGPSGCGKTTLMRMLAGFEQPTEGRILLDGKDLSGIPPYKRPANMMFQSYALFPHMTVEGNVAFGLKQEGMDTSSINTRVAEMLELVKLEKFAKRKPHQLSGGQRQRVALARSLAKRPKVLLLDEPLGALDKKLREETQFELMDIQMELGMTFLIVTHDQEEAMTVSDRIAVMNHGVIAQIGTASEIYEQPASRYVADFVGDINLIDGTVSALEDGVATLRCAGVDATLVAETGAGAVAVGDKADFAIRPEKVQISLEAPPAGTPNVLSGEVWDIGYLGDISVYRVRLAGGSIVKATVANLTRIVERPITWEDKVFLTWPADAGIILLK, translated from the coding sequence ATGATCGAGGCGGTTGGGCCGATCAAACGCAAGTTTGCTCCCTGGGACGATCCGACGCTCAAGCCGTTCATCCGCTTTGAGAACGTCACCAAGCGCTTCGGCGACTTCACCGCCGTCGACAATCTGACGCTCGACATCTACGAGCGCGAATTTTTCGCCCTTTTGGGCCCCTCGGGCTGTGGCAAGACGACGCTGATGCGCATGCTCGCCGGCTTCGAGCAGCCGACCGAGGGACGTATCCTGCTCGATGGTAAGGATTTGTCCGGCATTCCGCCCTATAAGCGGCCGGCCAACATGATGTTCCAGTCCTACGCTCTGTTTCCGCACATGACGGTAGAAGGCAACGTCGCCTTCGGCCTGAAGCAGGAGGGTATGGATACCTCCTCCATCAACACTCGCGTTGCCGAAATGCTGGAGCTGGTCAAGCTCGAGAAGTTCGCCAAGCGCAAGCCGCATCAGCTTTCGGGTGGTCAGCGGCAACGCGTGGCGCTCGCCCGCTCGCTCGCCAAGCGCCCGAAGGTGCTGTTGCTCGACGAGCCGCTCGGCGCGCTCGACAAGAAGCTGCGCGAGGAGACCCAGTTCGAGCTGATGGACATTCAGATGGAGCTCGGCATGACCTTCCTGATCGTCACGCACGATCAGGAAGAAGCGATGACGGTCTCCGATCGCATCGCGGTCATGAACCACGGCGTCATCGCCCAGATCGGCACGGCCTCGGAAATCTACGAGCAGCCGGCTTCGCGCTACGTCGCCGATTTCGTCGGTGATATCAATCTGATCGACGGTACGGTATCGGCGTTGGAAGACGGCGTCGCCACACTCCGTTGCGCTGGTGTCGATGCCACCCTCGTCGCGGAGACTGGGGCGGGCGCGGTCGCCGTCGGGGATAAGGCCGACTTCGCCATCCGGCCTGAAAAGGTTCAGATTTCGCTGGAGGCGCCACCGGCTGGTACACCCAACGTGCTCTCCGGAGAAGTGTGGGATATCGGTTATCTCGGCGATATTTCCGTCTACCGCGTGCGCCTTGCTGGGGGCTCCATCGTCAAGGCGACCGTTGCCAACCTGACGCGCATCGTCGAGCGACCGATCACCTGGGAAGACAAGGTGTTCCTGACCTGGCCGGCCGATGCCGGTATCATCCTGTTGAAATGA
- a CDS encoding polyamine ABC transporter substrate-binding protein, translating into MVRQRLLGAAALTVALATGAVAEDKVVNVYNWSDYIDESVLQEFTKETGIKVVYDVFDNQDIVETKMLAGGSGYDVVVVTGPFLSRQIAAGVYQTLDKSKLPNLSNMWPEVMSRVAQYDAGNQYGIDYMWGTTGIGYNVDKIKAIMPDAPVNSWDMVFKPEIISKFKDCGVQFLDASEELIPAALKYLGKNPDSKNAADMEEAGKLLASVKPYVQKFHSSEYINALANGDICLAVGYSGDILQARNRAKDAKNGVTINYVIPKEGANMWFDIMAIPKDAPNPDAAHAFMNFMMKPDVIAKSTNYVAYANGNLASQKFVDPAILSDSAIYPDKDTLANLFSTTPYDAKAQRVLTRVWTSVKTGM; encoded by the coding sequence ATGGTGAGACAGCGTCTTCTGGGTGCCGCCGCGCTGACGGTCGCGCTCGCGACGGGTGCCGTGGCTGAGGACAAGGTCGTCAACGTCTACAACTGGTCAGACTATATCGACGAATCCGTGCTGCAGGAGTTCACCAAGGAGACCGGCATCAAGGTCGTCTACGACGTGTTCGATAATCAGGACATCGTCGAGACCAAGATGCTGGCTGGCGGCTCGGGCTACGACGTGGTCGTTGTCACCGGACCGTTCCTTTCCCGCCAGATCGCGGCCGGTGTCTACCAGACGCTCGATAAGTCCAAGTTACCTAATCTTTCCAACATGTGGCCGGAGGTGATGAGCCGCGTTGCCCAATACGATGCAGGCAATCAGTACGGCATCGACTACATGTGGGGCACAACCGGCATCGGTTACAACGTCGACAAGATCAAGGCGATCATGCCCGACGCGCCCGTCAACAGCTGGGATATGGTGTTCAAGCCGGAGATCATCTCCAAGTTCAAGGACTGTGGCGTTCAGTTCCTCGACGCGTCCGAGGAGTTGATCCCGGCGGCCCTCAAATATCTCGGCAAGAACCCTGATTCCAAGAATGCCGCCGACATGGAAGAGGCCGGCAAGCTGCTCGCGTCGGTCAAGCCTTACGTTCAGAAGTTCCATTCGTCGGAATACATCAATGCGCTCGCCAACGGCGATATCTGTCTCGCCGTCGGTTATTCGGGTGACATCCTTCAGGCACGCAATCGGGCAAAAGACGCTAAAAATGGCGTCACCATCAATTATGTCATCCCCAAGGAAGGCGCCAACATGTGGTTCGACATCATGGCGATCCCCAAGGATGCGCCCAACCCGGACGCTGCTCACGCTTTCATGAACTTCATGATGAAGCCGGACGTCATCGCCAAGTCGACCAACTATGTCGCCTATGCAAACGGCAACCTCGCCTCGCAGAAGTTCGTCGACCCTGCGATTCTGTCGGACTCCGCGATCTATCCCGACAAGGATACGCTGGCCAATCTGTTCTCGACCACGCCTTATGATGCCAAAGCCCAGCGCGTGTTGACCCGCGTCTGGACCTCGGTCAAGACGGGTATGTAG